One region of Lujinxingia vulgaris genomic DNA includes:
- a CDS encoding response regulator gives MKKLIHYFIPARLLEDGVERRLAEAAISIILFMAFWGVLTAIFAYTVMDNLTMLALIVGGSSMTFSGAWVLKRTGRLALTGYFVLLPCMLLILAVATFTGGPMATALTWLIIVPLLSLVLQTKRHAYVWMGVVMLIWTAFISYESFGPGFGPSIAGGSPLGNRALELIGVGSMVFGIFMFKDRLQDWLVSALNRQQARTRAVVETAPDAILTLDARGRVLDANAAAARIFGTSEAALQGEPVAALIPSLDAKSLARHRADDDNVNHEHTALRRGQEFPLELALGSFEEEGALHHVLVLRDITDRKAAQQALQQARDEALDASRAKSAFLANMSHELRTPLNAVIGYSEMILEEIELTGDENPAVREVVEPFVPDLNHIRGAGKHLLAVINDILDLSKIEAGKMTTHIELFDLAALLRDVTATVLPLAQKNGNQVTLDMDEDAIRFVRTDPTKVRQIAFNLLSNACKFTHSGQVTVDVRPDEENQHIVMAVRDTGMGMSPEQLASIFEAFTQADASTTREFGGTGLGLTITRHFASLLGGTIEVESQVGQGTTFTVRLAMDLGSDDEAETPYSTLVDSSPVAQATFTGSGHTLSNLPAIGESGLVLVVDDDPTVRDLFRRILERDGYEVVTAASGTEALLLAEQLRPDAITLDVMMPQMDGWTALSRLKAHPELSQIPVIMITMVSEAARGYALGADHYLMKPVERDALLEILHAYRDADLPDEHPILIVEDDEPTRALMRRVLHNEGWQVIEATNGLEGLERLEDHSPRLILLDLMMPKMDGFEFLHKLRQDEAHRHIPVVVVTAKELTEEDRTRLRQGVNAIIEKGGNDRDRLLDELRQMVRRHTPRPVVDTL, from the coding sequence ATGAAAAAACTCATCCACTACTTCATCCCCGCCCGCCTCCTCGAAGACGGCGTCGAGCGCCGACTCGCCGAGGCGGCGATCTCCATCATCCTCTTTATGGCCTTCTGGGGGGTCCTTACCGCGATCTTTGCCTACACCGTCATGGACAACCTGACGATGCTGGCGCTGATTGTGGGGGGCTCCTCGATGACCTTTTCGGGGGCCTGGGTGCTCAAGCGCACCGGCCGGCTGGCGTTGACGGGCTATTTTGTGCTTCTGCCCTGCATGCTGCTGATTCTGGCGGTGGCCACGTTCACCGGCGGCCCGATGGCCACCGCGCTGACCTGGCTTATCATCGTGCCCTTGCTCTCGCTGGTGCTGCAGACCAAACGCCACGCCTATGTCTGGATGGGCGTGGTCATGCTGATCTGGACGGCCTTTATCTCCTACGAAAGCTTCGGGCCGGGCTTTGGGCCCTCGATCGCCGGCGGCAGCCCGCTGGGCAACCGCGCGCTGGAGCTTATTGGAGTGGGCTCGATGGTCTTTGGCATTTTTATGTTCAAAGATCGCCTCCAGGACTGGCTGGTGAGCGCGCTCAACCGCCAGCAGGCCCGCACCCGCGCGGTGGTGGAGACGGCGCCCGACGCCATCTTGACGCTGGATGCCCGCGGTCGGGTGCTCGACGCCAACGCCGCGGCCGCCCGCATCTTTGGCACCTCGGAGGCCGCGTTGCAGGGGGAGCCCGTCGCCGCGCTCATCCCCTCGCTGGACGCGAAGAGCCTGGCGCGCCACCGCGCTGACGACGACAACGTCAACCACGAGCACACCGCCCTGCGCCGGGGCCAGGAGTTTCCCCTGGAGCTCGCGTTGGGAAGTTTTGAAGAAGAGGGTGCGCTGCACCACGTGCTCGTGCTGCGCGATATCACCGATCGCAAGGCCGCCCAGCAGGCCCTTCAGCAAGCCCGCGACGAGGCCCTGGACGCCAGCCGCGCCAAGAGCGCGTTTCTGGCCAATATGAGCCACGAGCTTCGCACCCCGCTCAACGCCGTCATCGGCTACTCCGAGATGATTCTTGAGGAGATCGAGCTCACCGGCGACGAGAACCCGGCGGTGCGCGAGGTCGTTGAGCCCTTTGTGCCCGACCTCAACCACATCCGCGGCGCCGGCAAACACCTGCTGGCGGTCATCAACGACATCCTCGATCTCTCAAAGATCGAGGCCGGCAAGATGACCACCCATATCGAGCTCTTCGATCTGGCCGCCCTCCTGCGCGATGTGACCGCCACGGTGCTTCCCCTGGCCCAGAAAAACGGCAACCAGGTCACCCTCGATATGGATGAAGACGCGATCCGTTTCGTGCGCACCGACCCCACCAAGGTGCGCCAGATCGCGTTTAACCTCCTGTCCAACGCCTGCAAATTCACCCACTCCGGCCAGGTCACCGTGGACGTGCGCCCCGACGAGGAGAACCAGCACATCGTCATGGCCGTGCGCGACACCGGCATGGGCATGAGCCCCGAGCAGCTCGCCAGCATCTTTGAGGCCTTCACCCAGGCCGACGCCTCCACCACCCGCGAGTTCGGCGGCACGGGCCTCGGTCTGACCATCACCCGCCACTTTGCGAGCCTGCTGGGCGGCACCATCGAGGTGGAGAGCCAGGTCGGTCAGGGCACGACCTTCACCGTGCGCCTGGCCATGGATCTGGGCAGTGACGACGAGGCTGAGACCCCCTACTCGACCCTTGTCGACTCCTCTCCGGTCGCCCAAGCCACCTTCACCGGCAGCGGCCACACCCTCTCCAACCTCCCGGCCATCGGCGAATCGGGCCTGGTGCTGGTCGTCGACGACGACCCGACGGTACGCGACCTCTTCCGCCGCATCCTGGAGCGCGATGGCTACGAGGTCGTCACCGCCGCCAGCGGCACCGAGGCCCTGCTGCTCGCCGAGCAGCTTCGCCCCGACGCCATTACCCTGGATGTGATGATGCCCCAGATGGACGGCTGGACCGCCCTCTCCCGGCTCAAGGCCCACCCGGAGCTCAGCCAGATCCCGGTCATCATGATCACGATGGTCTCCGAGGCCGCCCGCGGCTACGCGCTGGGCGCCGACCACTACCTGATGAAGCCCGTGGAGCGCGACGCCCTGCTGGAGATCCTGCACGCCTACCGCGACGCCGACCTTCCCGACGAGCACCCCATCCTTATTGTCGAAGACGACGAGCCCACCCGCGCGCTGATGCGCCGCGTGCTTCACAACGAGGGCTGGCAGGTGATCGAGGCCACAAACGGCCTGGAGGGCCTCGAGCGCCTCGAAGATCACAGCCCCCGGCTCATCCTCCTCGACCTGATGATGCCAAAAATGGACGGCTTTGAGTTTCTCCATAAGCTGCGACAGGATGAGGCCCATCGTCATATCCCGGTGGTGGTCGTCACCGCCAAAGAGCTCACCGAAGAGGACCGCACCCGACTTCGCCAGGGCGTTAACGCCATCATCGAGAAGGGCGGAAACGACCGCGATCGCCTCCTCGACGAGCTCCGCCAGATGGTGCGTCGCCACACCCCGCGCCCGGTCGTCGACACGCTCTAA
- the asnB gene encoding asparagine synthase (glutamine-hydrolyzing), whose product MCGIAGYLSLKPLPSEDLRSRIEAMSATLRHRGPDSGDLWCEERANLALGHRRLAILDLSEGGRQPMHSACGRYVLTYNGEIYNFAELRAELEARGDNFKSDSDTEVLVALLARYGVKDALQRINGMFAFALWDRQERALWLARDRVGQKPLYYGRHGQSFLFGSELKALRAAPEFKATIDRQSLASLMRVRNVPAPHAIYENTFKLPPGCFLKVDGRTLEAGDPQPYWSAIDVFEEGQRSPFQGSASEAADLLEAHIKDAVAACMVSDVPVGAFLSGGIDSSTIVALMQTISTQPVRTFSIGFSQRSHNEAEYAKKVAEHLGCQHTELYLDDAQALDVIADLPRIYDEPFADSSQIPTVIVSELARRHVTVSLSGDGGDELFGGYHRYALFETFANTRRATPSPLFNATGRLLQSLPGAPIDILLRRVSPKLGARRPGERIVKLGEWIAQSGTEAEAYRRLMDLWPDALNPTLGAHPHPRAPWPEHARMKPRRRAMLDDTLCYLPDDILTKVDRAAMAHSLETRIPLLDHRVIAFAATLPLNLSSGSGGGPGKALLREVLSRHVPRELFERPKQGFAIPLHEWLRTGLRAWADDLLSEDRLRRQGFFAPQTLAQRWRDHRAGLRDESARLWPALMFQSWLADTHSER is encoded by the coding sequence ATGTGCGGCATTGCAGGCTACCTCTCTTTAAAACCGCTGCCCTCCGAAGATCTTCGCTCGCGCATCGAGGCGATGAGCGCCACGCTGCGCCACCGCGGACCTGACAGCGGCGACCTCTGGTGCGAAGAGCGCGCCAACCTCGCTCTGGGTCATCGCCGCCTGGCGATCCTCGATTTGAGCGAAGGCGGCCGCCAGCCCATGCACTCCGCCTGCGGCCGCTACGTGCTCACCTACAACGGCGAAATCTACAACTTTGCCGAGCTGCGCGCCGAGCTCGAAGCCCGGGGAGACAACTTCAAGAGCGACTCCGACACCGAGGTGCTCGTCGCGCTCCTGGCCCGCTACGGGGTCAAAGATGCCCTGCAACGCATCAACGGCATGTTCGCCTTTGCGTTGTGGGACCGCCAGGAGCGCGCCCTCTGGCTGGCCCGCGACCGCGTCGGCCAGAAGCCCCTCTACTATGGGCGCCACGGCCAGAGCTTTCTCTTCGGCTCCGAACTCAAGGCGCTACGCGCCGCCCCGGAATTCAAGGCCACCATCGACCGCCAGTCGCTGGCCTCTCTGATGCGCGTCCGCAACGTGCCCGCCCCCCACGCCATCTACGAAAACACCTTCAAGCTGCCGCCGGGCTGCTTTCTAAAGGTCGACGGCCGCACCCTGGAGGCAGGCGATCCGCAGCCCTACTGGTCCGCCATCGACGTCTTCGAAGAGGGGCAGCGCTCCCCCTTCCAGGGAAGCGCCTCCGAGGCCGCCGATCTGCTGGAGGCGCACATCAAAGACGCCGTGGCCGCCTGCATGGTCTCTGACGTCCCGGTAGGCGCCTTTCTCTCGGGAGGCATCGACTCCTCCACCATCGTGGCGCTGATGCAGACGATCAGCACCCAGCCTGTGCGCACCTTCTCCATCGGCTTCTCCCAACGCAGCCATAACGAGGCCGAGTATGCAAAAAAGGTCGCCGAACATCTGGGCTGCCAGCATACCGAGCTCTACCTCGACGACGCCCAGGCCCTCGACGTCATCGCCGATCTGCCGCGCATCTACGACGAGCCCTTTGCCGACTCCTCGCAGATCCCGACCGTCATCGTCTCCGAGCTGGCACGGCGCCACGTCACCGTCAGCCTCTCCGGCGACGGCGGCGACGAGCTTTTTGGCGGCTACCACCGCTACGCCCTCTTCGAGACCTTCGCCAACACGCGCCGCGCCACCCCATCGCCCCTCTTCAACGCCACCGGCCGCCTGCTCCAGAGCCTCCCGGGCGCCCCGATCGACATCCTCCTGCGCCGCGTCAGCCCCAAACTCGGTGCCCGTCGCCCCGGCGAACGCATCGTCAAACTCGGCGAGTGGATCGCGCAGAGCGGCACCGAGGCTGAAGCCTACCGCCGTCTGATGGATCTGTGGCCCGACGCCCTCAACCCCACCCTGGGAGCCCACCCCCACCCCCGCGCCCCCTGGCCCGAGCACGCCCGCATGAAGCCCCGTCGCCGGGCCATGCTCGACGACACCCTCTGCTACCTCCCCGACGACATCCTCACCAAAGTCGACCGCGCCGCGATGGCCCACAGCCTGGAGACGCGCATCCCCCTGCTCGACCACCGCGTCATCGCGTTCGCCGCCACCCTCCCCCTGAACCTCAGCAGCGGCTCAGGGGGAGGCCCCGGCAAAGCCCTGCTGCGCGAGGTCCTCTCCCGACACGTCCCTCGCGAGCTCTTCGAACGCCCCAAACAGGGCTTTGCCATCCCCCTGCACGAATGGCTGCGCACCGGCCTGCGCGCCTGGGCCGACGACCTTCTGAGCGAAGATCGCCTCCGACGCCAGGGCTTCTTCGCCCCCCAAACCCTCGCCCAACGCTGGCGTGACCACCGCGCCGGCCTCCGCGACGAGTCCGCCCGGCTCTGGCCCGCCCTGATGTTTCAGAGCTGGCTGGCCGACACCCACTCCGAGCGCTGA